From the genome of Pseudomonas migulae:
GGCGATGCGCCGAGCCGGCAGAAATACTGGCGGGCGACCATGGATGAAAGCCGCCGGCTGGGCGATGAGTTTCTCGAACTGGCCGCCAACGGTCGCCTTGGCGAACGCTTGCTGACCCTTTAGTCAGGACAAACTGTTAAACTCGCCGCCTGCCCACATCGCCGCGGCGATCGCCACCTGACAGAGCTGATACCACCTGTGGAAATTTTCAAAGAGTTCACCTTCGAATCCGCCCACCGCCTGCCCCACGTCCCGGACGGCCACAAGTGCGGCCGCCTGCACGGTCACTCGTTCAAAGTGGCGATTCATCTGAGTGGCGATCTGGATCCGCATACCGGCTGGATTCGTGACTTTTCCGAGATCAAGGCGATCTTCAAACCGTTGTATGAGCGGTTGGATCACAACTATTTGAATGACATTCCGGGGTTGGAGAATCCGACCAGTGAAGTGCTGGCCAAATTCATCTGGGCCGAACTCAAGCCATTGCTGCCGGAACTCAGCGCGATCCGCATTCACGAGACCTGCACCAGCGGTTGCATCTATCGCGGGGAGTAACCAGATCTAAAAGACACTGCAAAACCATTGTGGGAGCGAGCTTGTTCGCGATGGCGGTGTATCCGTCGGCATCTTGATCGACTGAATAGCCGCCTTCGCGAGCA
Proteins encoded in this window:
- the queD gene encoding 6-carboxytetrahydropterin synthase QueD is translated as MEIFKEFTFESAHRLPHVPDGHKCGRLHGHSFKVAIHLSGDLDPHTGWIRDFSEIKAIFKPLYERLDHNYLNDIPGLENPTSEVLAKFIWAELKPLLPELSAIRIHETCTSGCIYRGE